One region of Oncorhynchus keta strain PuntledgeMale-10-30-2019 chromosome 24, Oket_V2, whole genome shotgun sequence genomic DNA includes:
- the LOC118402666 gene encoding putative protein PTGES3L — protein MAMLPKNLPRPEDCQGAQALWYDRKKYVIINFMVQNPKDVEVDIQDTFIVLSCKDVDDNSVYNHIYFYDKVIKFDSQVKVHDRSIHILIRKAKENVAWPRLQKDADLKPNWMAVDFDNWRDWENEEDEGMAEYEQYFDMIQDMGNKKEGPPAMDDLDDLSD, from the exons ATGGCTATGCTACCGAAAAACCTTCCCAGGCCAGAGGACTG TCAAGGAGCACAGGCTCTATGGTATGACCGGAAAAAATATGTCATCATTAATTTCATGGTGCAAAACCCCAAGGATGTTGAGGTTGATATTCAGGATACCTTTATAGTTTTAAG TTGTAAAGATGTCGATGACAACAGCGTCTACAATCACATTTATTTCTATGACAAAGTCATCAAATTT GACTCCCAAGTGAAGGTCCATGACCGCAGCATCCACATCTTGATTAGGAAGGCTAAAGAAAATGTAGCATGGCCTCGTCTTCAGAAAGATGCCGATCTCAAG CCAAATTGGATGGCTGTAGACTTTGATAactggagagactgggagaaTGAAGAGGACGAGGGAATGGCGGAGTACGAGCAATATTTTGAC ATGATTCAGGATATGGGGAACAAGAAAGAAGGGCCACCTGCGATGGATGATCTAGATGATCTG AGTGATTGA